A section of the Virgibacillus sp. NKC19-3 genome encodes:
- a CDS encoding CoA-acylating methylmalonate-semialdehyde dehydrogenase encodes MSHTKVKALQNYIGGEWVEAKSNKTEEVYNPATGEVIAHVPISSLDDVDQAIKVASEAFQTWKEVPVPKRARILFTYQQLLVDHWDELAEIVTIENGKSFKEAQGEVQRGIENVEFAAGAPSLMMGEQLPSIASGLESGVYHYPIGVVGGITPFNFPMMVPAWMFPMAIATGNTFVLKPSERTPLLANRLAELLEEAGLPNGVFNIVHGAHDVVNGLLDHEDVAAISFVGSQPVAEYVYKRGTDNLKRVQALSGAKNHSIVLPDANIDNATTQILNAAFGSAGERCMAASVVAVEESVADEFIEELTQKANNIKIGNGLDEGIFLGPVIRDNHKERTLNYIETGENEGAKLVRDGRNDKDAQREGYFVGPTIFDHVTTEMKIWQDEMFAPILSIVRVKDLDSAVKLTNKSRFANGACIFTNDGGSVRQFRETIDAGMLGVNIGVPAPMAFFPFSGWKDSFYGDLHANGKDGLHFYTRKKVITTRWV; translated from the coding sequence ATGAGTCACACAAAAGTAAAAGCACTTCAAAACTATATAGGTGGAGAATGGGTTGAAGCAAAATCGAATAAAACAGAAGAAGTATATAACCCGGCCACGGGCGAAGTTATTGCACATGTACCGATCTCTTCACTGGATGATGTAGACCAAGCTATAAAAGTTGCATCGGAGGCCTTTCAAACTTGGAAGGAAGTCCCTGTTCCTAAACGTGCACGTATATTATTTACGTATCAACAGTTACTCGTCGATCATTGGGACGAACTGGCTGAAATTGTAACCATTGAGAACGGAAAAAGTTTTAAAGAAGCACAAGGCGAAGTGCAACGTGGGATTGAGAATGTTGAATTCGCTGCAGGTGCACCGTCTTTAATGATGGGAGAACAATTGCCATCGATCGCTTCTGGTCTTGAATCCGGTGTTTATCATTATCCGATTGGTGTTGTCGGCGGAATTACACCTTTCAACTTCCCAATGATGGTGCCGGCATGGATGTTCCCAATGGCTATCGCAACTGGTAATACGTTTGTCCTAAAGCCATCGGAACGTACGCCATTACTTGCTAATCGTTTAGCTGAATTACTGGAAGAAGCAGGATTACCAAACGGTGTATTTAATATTGTGCATGGTGCACATGATGTAGTGAATGGTCTGCTTGATCATGAGGATGTAGCAGCGATTTCTTTTGTTGGTTCTCAACCTGTTGCTGAGTATGTATATAAACGAGGAACAGATAACCTGAAACGCGTGCAGGCATTATCAGGAGCGAAGAACCATTCTATTGTATTACCTGATGCAAATATAGATAATGCAACAACTCAAATTCTTAATGCTGCATTTGGCTCAGCTGGAGAACGCTGCATGGCAGCTTCTGTTGTTGCTGTTGAAGAATCAGTTGCGGACGAGTTCATTGAGGAGCTTACACAAAAAGCAAATAATATAAAAATTGGTAACGGTCTTGATGAAGGCATCTTCCTAGGTCCGGTTATTCGTGATAATCATAAAGAACGTACATTAAATTATATTGAAACGGGAGAAAATGAAGGAGCTAAACTGGTTCGTGATGGACGTAACGATAAAGATGCTCAACGTGAAGGTTATTTCGTTGGACCTACTATTTTTGACCATGTGACGACAGAGATGAAGATTTGGCAGGATGAAATGTTCGCGCCTATTCTATCTATTGTCCGGGTGAAGGATCTTGATTCCGCTGTTAAATTAACAAATAAATCCCGCTTTGCTAATGGCGCATGTATATTTACGAATGATGGAGGCAGTGTCCGTCAGTTCCGTGAAACAATTGATGCGGGGATGCTCGGAGTGAATATTGGCGTGCCGGCGCCAATGGCATTTTTCCCGTTTTCTGGTTGGAAGGATTCCTTCTATGGGGATCTTCATGCTAACGGAAAAGATGGACTTCATTTCTACACACGGAAAAAAGTTATTACTACACGTTGGGTGTAA
- a CDS encoding aldehyde dehydrogenase family protein, whose product MTQHLKLYINGEWVDSINPQRQEILNPANQEVIAKAPKATKDETEKTIRTAKKTFESGVWSESDPQERSRILLQIADKMRANQEVLVTLEVENNGKTKREAASDVTDAINTFQYYADLLNNPNGQTYEGDDDLQTMIIKEPIGVAGLIVPWNFPLLMSMWKVAPALAAGNSIILKPAGITPMTAVKVFELIDETDLPKGVAHLLMGSGSVVGQTIAESDDVDIVSFTGSTEVGRGIMQAATGNLKKVSLELGGKSPNIIFDDADLRTAVDHALFGIFMGSGQVCSSGSRILVQEGIHDEFVAKFVERAKRIKVGPGNNKDSEMGAIVSEKQMERIVEYIRIGKEEGARIACGGKRIERDGMEKGFFIEPTVFVDVTSDMRIVKEEIFGPVVTIQTFKDETEAIKIANDTVYGLAGAVFSSDQDKAMRIIKKVRAGITWVNTYHLTNVQAPWGGYKQSGIGRSLGTYGLDEYQETKQINVNMDPKPIQWFG is encoded by the coding sequence ATGACACAACACTTGAAATTATATATAAACGGGGAATGGGTGGATTCCATAAACCCGCAAAGGCAAGAGATTCTGAATCCTGCTAACCAGGAAGTCATTGCCAAAGCCCCGAAAGCAACAAAGGATGAGACGGAAAAAACAATTCGTACTGCTAAAAAAACGTTTGAAAGTGGCGTTTGGTCTGAGTCTGATCCTCAGGAAAGAAGCAGGATTTTACTGCAAATCGCTGATAAAATGAGGGCAAATCAGGAAGTATTGGTTACACTTGAAGTGGAAAACAATGGGAAAACAAAAAGGGAAGCAGCGTCGGATGTTACAGATGCCATCAACACTTTTCAGTATTATGCAGATCTTCTCAACAATCCAAATGGACAGACGTATGAGGGTGACGATGATTTGCAGACGATGATTATCAAAGAGCCAATAGGAGTTGCAGGATTAATTGTCCCATGGAATTTCCCTTTATTGATGAGTATGTGGAAAGTTGCACCTGCTTTGGCTGCAGGTAATTCCATTATATTAAAACCAGCGGGTATTACTCCGATGACAGCGGTGAAAGTATTTGAACTGATAGATGAAACTGATTTGCCAAAAGGCGTTGCACATCTATTGATGGGATCAGGCTCAGTCGTCGGTCAGACTATTGCCGAAAGTGATGATGTAGACATTGTTTCCTTTACGGGAAGTACAGAGGTTGGCCGGGGTATTATGCAGGCAGCTACAGGAAACCTGAAAAAGGTTTCTTTGGAACTGGGTGGAAAATCACCGAATATTATATTTGATGATGCTGATTTGCGTACAGCTGTTGACCATGCCTTGTTTGGGATTTTTATGGGATCGGGACAAGTCTGTTCATCTGGTAGCCGGATTTTGGTGCAAGAAGGTATCCATGATGAATTCGTGGCAAAATTTGTAGAAAGAGCAAAGAGAATCAAGGTTGGTCCAGGAAATAACAAAGACTCCGAGATGGGGGCGATTGTTAGCGAAAAGCAGATGGAACGTATAGTGGAATATATTCGAATAGGAAAAGAAGAGGGTGCACGTATTGCTTGCGGTGGAAAACGGATTGAACGAGATGGTATGGAAAAGGGGTTTTTTATTGAACCAACTGTTTTTGTTGATGTGACAAGTGATATGAGAATTGTTAAGGAAGAGATATTTGGCCCTGTTGTAACCATTCAAACGTTTAAAGATGAAACAGAAGCAATCAAGATCGCAAATGATACAGTTTATGGTTTGGCAGGTGCTGTATTCTCAAGCGATCAAGACAAAGCGATGCGTATTATCAAAAAAGTACGTGCCGGAATTACCTGGGTGAATACCTACCACTTGACGAATGTTCAAGCTCCATGGGGAGGATACAAGCAGAGTGGTATCGGAAGAAGCCTAGGAACGTACGGACTGGACGAATACCAGGAGACAAAGCAAATCAATGTTAATATGGATCCGAAACCGATTCAGTGGTTTGGATAG
- a CDS encoding AMP-binding protein, with the protein MDIGYITRNMTRDPRDSKKTAIKVESGGSWSYQELHERSNAYANKLYEWGVRKGDRVGILLYNSKEYIGLYFAVAKIGAIAVRLNFRLSSNELEYALNDSETKVLCFDSDFKEKIEAIHDQISVQEYFCLSYHTQRIPNWSQKWQVLNDGSVREIHDQYINLTDPVMLMYTSGTTGRPKGAIWTHDTTLWFSSIQAMKWGFTGNEIGMTTGPLYHVGALEDIALPILMVGGTLVITQSKGFEISRVLSVIEEEKVTDCFMFPFMIYEMLQLSNFNQYELKNLRTIYTGGDSLMPWAFEQLNKHHPHLGVVQVYGLTEGQPIATSLDSNDSLSKGHTVGKPMPLTEVTIIDNDENHLPIGKVGEIAIKSPGVSAGYWKKLDATNETFTDGWCKTGDLGMIDEDGYISIAGRKKDMIRSGGENIYAAEIEDVLYRHSSVKEASIIGIPDPKFIEAVCAVIVTKETVNTTEEEIIDHCKEYLASYKKPKRVIFVDELPRTASGKIQKYVLRKQFGDNSVSSK; encoded by the coding sequence ATGGATATAGGATATATCACAAGAAATATGACAAGGGATCCAAGAGATTCTAAAAAAACAGCAATTAAAGTGGAAAGCGGAGGATCATGGTCATACCAGGAACTTCACGAAAGATCAAATGCATATGCTAATAAACTTTATGAATGGGGGGTAAGAAAAGGCGATAGAGTCGGTATTTTATTATATAATTCCAAAGAATATATAGGTTTGTATTTTGCTGTTGCAAAAATCGGTGCCATCGCGGTAAGGCTGAATTTTAGGCTTTCCAGTAATGAATTGGAATATGCGTTAAATGACTCAGAAACAAAAGTATTATGTTTTGATTCAGACTTTAAAGAGAAAATAGAAGCGATCCATGATCAAATTTCTGTTCAGGAATATTTCTGTCTTTCTTATCATACGCAACGTATTCCAAACTGGTCACAGAAGTGGCAGGTTCTAAATGATGGTTCTGTTCGGGAAATACATGACCAGTATATAAATCTGACAGACCCGGTCATGTTAATGTATACTTCCGGAACAACCGGAAGACCCAAAGGCGCGATATGGACGCATGACACTACTCTATGGTTCTCATCAATTCAAGCAATGAAATGGGGATTCACTGGTAATGAAATTGGTATGACTACGGGTCCGTTATACCATGTCGGAGCTCTGGAAGATATAGCACTTCCCATTTTAATGGTTGGTGGAACTTTAGTAATAACGCAGAGTAAAGGTTTTGAAATATCTAGAGTTTTATCTGTAATCGAGGAAGAAAAGGTAACAGATTGTTTTATGTTTCCATTCATGATTTATGAAATGCTCCAATTATCCAATTTCAATCAATACGAATTGAAGAATTTAAGAACGATTTATACTGGTGGGGATTCCCTAATGCCGTGGGCTTTTGAACAATTAAATAAACACCATCCTCATCTTGGCGTTGTTCAAGTTTATGGCCTTACGGAAGGCCAACCAATAGCAACCTCATTGGATTCTAATGATTCTTTATCGAAAGGTCATACAGTTGGTAAACCAATGCCCTTAACGGAAGTTACCATTATTGACAATGATGAGAACCACTTACCTATTGGTAAAGTAGGAGAAATTGCTATTAAAAGTCCAGGTGTATCAGCAGGATATTGGAAAAAGCTGGATGCTACAAACGAAACATTTACCGATGGTTGGTGCAAAACAGGGGATCTAGGAATGATTGATGAAGATGGTTATATTTCCATAGCTGGAAGGAAGAAAGATATGATTCGAAGCGGTGGTGAAAATATTTATGCTGCTGAGATAGAAGATGTTCTTTATAGGCATAGTTCTGTAAAAGAGGCTTCCATTATAGGTATACCAGATCCAAAGTTCATTGAAGCAGTATGTGCCGTTATTGTTACAAAAGAGACAGTCAATACAACAGAGGAAGAGATAATAGATCATTGTAAAGAATATCTTGCTAGTTATAAAAAACCAAAGAGAGTCATATTTGTGGATGAATTACCACGTACAGCGTCGGGAAAGATCCAGAAGTATGTTTTGCGTAAGCAATTTGGTGATAATAGTGTTTCTTCGAAGTAA
- a CDS encoding iron-containing alcohol dehydrogenase, whose translation METYAVLRMPQTINYGRHAFEKVGEESAAKGKKALIISDKVMDDLGNVSDCRSFLSKENVDSTVYLGVESEPTDSYVAEALDIFKKEQCDIVISLGGGSCIDTAKAIAVLATNGGYIGDYMGAKKLADSDPIPHIAIPTTAGTGSEATDATVITNTSNDVKMMIKQPAFMPVVAIVDPLLTLSSPQHVTAATGVDALSHAIESYISKQSHPMTDMLALSAMKLIVENIMTAYDDGENIDAREAMSLGSLQAGIAFSNASVCLVHGMSRPIGALFHVPHGYSNAMLLPAVLEFSKEASIKRLADLGRFFSPEASNDVDEDAADLAVSSVKELCLHLNIPNLSEWGIDKQEFDSAISKMSEDALASGSPGNNPRVPTQMEIEELYYVCYSYAFTTERTVR comes from the coding sequence ATGGAAACGTATGCTGTTTTGCGCATGCCACAGACGATTAATTATGGTCGTCATGCATTTGAGAAAGTGGGGGAAGAATCGGCAGCAAAAGGAAAAAAGGCGCTTATCATTAGTGATAAAGTAATGGATGATCTCGGAAATGTAAGCGATTGCCGTAGCTTTTTATCTAAAGAAAATGTTGATAGTACCGTTTATTTAGGTGTTGAATCAGAGCCAACTGATAGTTATGTAGCGGAAGCCTTGGATATATTTAAAAAAGAACAGTGCGATATAGTGATTTCTCTCGGTGGTGGAAGTTGTATTGATACTGCAAAAGCAATCGCTGTCTTAGCTACAAATGGAGGTTATATTGGGGACTATATGGGTGCGAAAAAGCTAGCTGATTCAGATCCAATTCCACATATTGCAATTCCGACGACTGCGGGAACTGGTTCAGAGGCAACCGATGCAACGGTGATCACAAATACCTCAAATGATGTCAAAATGATGATAAAACAACCAGCATTTATGCCAGTTGTCGCTATTGTTGATCCATTACTGACACTGTCTTCTCCACAACATGTAACTGCAGCAACAGGGGTAGATGCACTAAGTCACGCAATTGAAAGTTACATTTCTAAGCAGTCTCATCCGATGACAGATATGCTTGCACTTTCTGCAATGAAATTAATTGTTGAGAATATCATGACGGCTTATGATGATGGGGAAAACATTGATGCAAGAGAGGCGATGTCGTTAGGTTCCCTGCAGGCTGGTATTGCTTTTTCGAATGCTTCCGTGTGTTTAGTGCATGGGATGTCCAGACCAATTGGCGCGTTATTTCATGTTCCTCATGGATATTCGAATGCAATGCTTTTACCGGCAGTATTAGAATTTAGTAAGGAAGCTTCTATTAAACGGTTGGCTGATCTAGGTAGATTTTTTTCACCGGAAGCCAGTAACGATGTAGATGAAGATGCTGCTGATTTAGCTGTTTCCTCTGTAAAAGAACTTTGCTTACATTTAAACATCCCTAATCTTAGTGAATGGGGCATCGATAAACAAGAATTTGATAGCGCTATCAGTAAAATGTCTGAAGATGCTTTAGCAAGTGGGAGCCCGGGGAATAATCCGCGAGTTCCGACGCAAATGGAAATTGAAGAACTCTATTATGTTTGTTATTCGTATGCGTTCACCACAGAGCGTACAGTGAGATAG
- a CDS encoding MaoC/PaaZ C-terminal domain-containing protein has protein sequence MFDKYLEEYKINEQWTTRGRTITESDLVMFSAFSGDWFPLHTDEEYAKKTQYNQRIAHGMLVLSVATGLLHFEPEIVVAFYGMDKVRFIRPTYIGDTIHLALNVIDVQVTNSSQGIVTVQLEVKKQTEEVVVAAQMKLLINRETATDAD, from the coding sequence ATGTTTGATAAATACCTTGAAGAATATAAGATTAATGAACAATGGACCACGAGAGGAAGAACCATTACTGAATCTGACTTGGTTATGTTCTCAGCATTTAGTGGAGATTGGTTTCCGCTTCACACAGATGAAGAATATGCTAAAAAAACCCAATATAATCAGCGTATTGCCCATGGAATGCTCGTATTATCAGTGGCGACTGGGCTGCTACATTTTGAACCGGAAATCGTTGTGGCTTTTTATGGTATGGATAAGGTGAGGTTTATCAGGCCAACGTATATAGGGGATACAATACATTTAGCGTTGAATGTAATTGATGTACAAGTCACAAATTCCTCCCAAGGTATTGTCACAGTCCAACTTGAAGTTAAGAAGCAAACAGAAGAAGTTGTTGTCGCAGCACAGATGAAATTATTAATAAACAGGGAAACAGCAACAGATGCTGATTAG
- a CDS encoding GMC family oxidoreductase N-terminal domain-containing protein, translating to MSKKLDKVDVVVVGTGFAGGIPSAELAKAGYKVVGLERGKEQNHSDFIGSKDELRYASRKGMMQDNSIETLTSRSEIGEEAFPIRTQDEVMVGTDVGGNSVHWSGVSKRFFGIDFEIRSKIIERYGEDKIPEDMFLQDWGITYDEMEKYYDKFEKTVGTSGEPDPLGEVRSSSYPTAPTVETPGIRLFKESAETLGYHPYQLPSGNITEHYENPDGQTINACMYCSFCEFYGCDFGAKSDPVATVIPTALETDNYELRTNAHARRIIYDGKKAKGVLYVDLKTGIEYEQPAEVVVLAGYVFTNNRLLMLSEIGEQYDPETKTGVIGKNSNGTNTAGGVRGFFDEQKFNLAMGAGALGAGFSDLTSEYIDNTDLDFIGGGDVEFRQKGSGPIATNYVPKGTPSWGEEFKEQSLFYANRNLSISFSHPSYGWSFNYMDLDPNYTDAFHDPLLRVTHQITEQDKNVAKYGIEKCAEIMEEMGADIIDKDEVPEKFNHNYGPATAGGVVMGDDPETSAINNFSQMWDAENLFVIGASALPHRPPQATVTVGAMAYRAAEGIEKYLKDDGGLLVQAKNNKEVAHVNDK from the coding sequence TTGTCAAAAAAACTTGATAAGGTAGATGTTGTTGTTGTTGGAACTGGTTTTGCTGGAGGAATTCCTTCTGCCGAACTAGCTAAAGCTGGCTACAAAGTGGTCGGTCTTGAAAGGGGAAAAGAGCAAAATCATTCCGATTTTATCGGATCTAAAGATGAATTACGCTATGCTTCCAGAAAAGGTATGATGCAGGATAATTCCATAGAAACACTTACATCTAGAAGCGAGATTGGAGAAGAGGCCTTTCCGATAAGAACTCAGGATGAAGTGATGGTCGGAACTGACGTAGGGGGAAACAGTGTACACTGGTCAGGTGTTTCCAAGCGGTTCTTTGGTATTGATTTTGAAATACGTTCCAAAATAATAGAACGCTATGGGGAAGATAAGATTCCAGAAGATATGTTTTTGCAGGATTGGGGTATTACTTATGATGAAATGGAAAAGTACTATGACAAGTTTGAGAAAACGGTTGGAACATCTGGAGAACCTGATCCACTTGGGGAGGTTCGGTCATCATCTTATCCCACCGCTCCAACTGTAGAAACACCAGGCATTCGTTTATTTAAAGAAAGTGCAGAAACGTTGGGATATCACCCGTATCAACTCCCTTCCGGTAATATTACAGAACACTATGAAAACCCGGATGGGCAAACCATTAACGCTTGTATGTATTGTTCTTTCTGTGAATTTTATGGTTGTGATTTTGGTGCCAAATCTGACCCTGTGGCCACAGTGATACCAACAGCACTGGAAACCGATAACTATGAACTACGTACAAATGCTCATGCTCGTCGTATCATTTATGATGGAAAAAAAGCTAAAGGTGTATTATATGTTGATTTGAAAACAGGTATAGAGTATGAGCAACCAGCAGAAGTTGTTGTTCTTGCCGGTTATGTGTTTACCAACAACCGCTTATTAATGCTCTCTGAAATTGGTGAACAATATGATCCCGAAACAAAAACAGGTGTCATAGGCAAAAACTCTAACGGAACCAATACCGCCGGGGGTGTACGAGGTTTTTTTGATGAACAAAAATTTAACCTGGCCATGGGCGCGGGTGCATTAGGAGCAGGGTTTAGTGACTTGACCAGTGAATATATTGACAACACAGACCTTGATTTTATCGGAGGTGGAGATGTAGAATTCAGGCAGAAAGGCAGTGGCCCCATTGCAACAAACTACGTACCTAAAGGAACTCCGAGTTGGGGCGAAGAATTTAAAGAACAATCATTATTTTATGCAAACCGTAATTTAAGTATTTCCTTTAGTCACCCCTCCTATGGTTGGTCTTTTAATTATATGGATCTTGATCCTAATTATACCGATGCTTTTCATGACCCACTTTTGCGGGTGACTCATCAAATAACGGAGCAGGATAAAAACGTGGCCAAATACGGGATAGAAAAATGTGCTGAGATTATGGAAGAAATGGGCGCAGACATTATTGATAAAGATGAAGTCCCAGAAAAATTTAACCATAATTATGGACCAGCCACCGCTGGAGGCGTAGTTATGGGGGATGATCCCGAGACTTCTGCAATCAATAACTTTTCGCAAATGTGGGATGCGGAAAACCTGTTTGTTATTGGTGCATCTGCCCTGCCGCACAGACCACCTCAAGCAACTGTAACGGTTGGAGCGATGGCATATCGCGCAGCAGAAGGTATTGAAAAATACTTGAAAGATGATGGTGGTTTGCTCGTTCAAGCCAAAAACAATAAGGAAGTGGCCCATGTCAATGACAAGTAG
- a CDS encoding GntP family permease, which translates to MDILGMIGLIASLVLLVYLTMKGINIIIAALISSIVVAVTGGMNLGTALMDDYMSGFTDYFASWFLVFLLGAIFGKIMQETKSAESIAQWIKRTLGTKRAVFAVVAAAAIMTYGGVSLFVVGFAVYPIALSLFRAANLPHRFIPAALVFGSISFTMTAPGSPEIQNIIPTEFFGTTPTAGGFIGVLSAFLIMVAGGLWLGRMVRKASERGETFSLPHSISQGKGESASALAAEEQESQQTETANDLPNVILAFLPLIVVIGLLNILSMFINPTASLLIALTTGIFLACLSMNKYLKEFWEALATGTQNSLVALANTCAVVGFGSVAAQVSAFDSVVDAVVSIPGPPLLGLAIGVTVVCAITGSASGGLGIALPILAPIYMGQGLDTGDMHRVSALASGGIDSLPHNGYVVTTVRAICGETHKRAYAPIFMVSVIVPTMVLLLAVFLYYIF; encoded by the coding sequence ATGGATATCTTGGGGATGATTGGTTTAATTGCATCATTGGTGCTACTTGTTTATCTCACCATGAAAGGTATAAATATTATTATTGCAGCACTTATCAGTTCAATTGTAGTTGCTGTGACGGGTGGTATGAATTTAGGAACTGCTCTTATGGATGATTATATGTCTGGTTTTACGGACTATTTTGCTTCATGGTTTCTCGTTTTTTTACTTGGAGCTATTTTTGGGAAAATCATGCAGGAAACAAAATCAGCTGAGAGTATTGCACAATGGATTAAACGTACATTGGGAACGAAGCGAGCAGTGTTTGCAGTTGTAGCCGCAGCGGCAATTATGACCTATGGAGGGGTGAGTTTATTCGTTGTTGGCTTTGCGGTATATCCAATAGCCCTTTCATTATTTAGGGCAGCAAATTTGCCACATCGTTTTATACCTGCTGCTTTAGTATTTGGGTCAATATCGTTTACAATGACTGCACCGGGTTCTCCAGAAATTCAAAATATTATTCCGACTGAATTTTTTGGAACGACACCAACAGCTGGTGGTTTTATCGGTGTCCTTAGTGCATTTCTAATTATGGTCGCTGGGGGATTGTGGCTTGGTAGAATGGTAAGAAAAGCGTCTGAAAGAGGAGAAACGTTTTCCCTTCCCCATTCTATTTCGCAGGGAAAGGGAGAATCGGCTTCTGCTTTGGCTGCTGAAGAGCAGGAAAGTCAACAGACAGAAACGGCCAATGATCTACCGAATGTCATCTTAGCTTTTTTACCACTTATCGTCGTTATTGGCTTGTTAAATATCTTGTCGATGTTTATCAATCCAACTGCTTCCTTGTTGATTGCATTGACAACCGGGATATTCTTAGCGTGTCTATCAATGAATAAATATCTTAAAGAATTTTGGGAAGCTCTTGCCACAGGCACTCAGAATTCGTTGGTTGCACTTGCAAACACATGTGCAGTGGTTGGTTTTGGTAGTGTTGCTGCACAAGTATCAGCTTTTGATAGTGTAGTGGATGCTGTTGTTAGTATACCAGGCCCGCCATTACTTGGATTGGCGATAGGTGTAACAGTTGTTTGTGCTATTACAGGATCAGCATCCGGGGGGTTAGGAATCGCTTTACCAATTTTGGCACCTATTTATATGGGGCAGGGCTTAGATACAGGTGATATGCATCGTGTTTCTGCATTAGCTTCTGGTGGTATCGATTCTCTTCCACATAATGGATACGTGGTGACAACCGTACGTGCTATATGTGGGGAAACGCATAAAAGAGCGTATGCACCTATCTTTATGGTAAGCGTTATTGTTCCGACAATGGTATTGTTATTAGCAGTATTCTTATATTATATTTTCTAA
- a CDS encoding gluconate 2-dehydrogenase subunit 3 family protein has protein sequence MTDKKDNRTHKMSSDDKKQAYEPSRRKFVKNTGLVIGGLAGGSLLGGLVVDMNNTEPSNTTANIAEDSYREARMFFTRQEDFNVLEAATERIYPENKNGPGAIGLRVPYFIDGQLAGDFGSNRKDYMIGPFKENKYDHLYQTRMNRGEVFIEGLRKMNVISKDKYDVDFHDADGKQQDTILQSFDNDEIELEGVSSKTFFNLLRKMTIEGAYSDPLYGGNKDMQGWKMREYPGPRAAYSDLIESEEFVELDPISLKDYQS, from the coding sequence ATGACTGACAAGAAGGATAATAGAACACATAAGATGTCTTCAGACGATAAAAAACAAGCGTATGAGCCAAGTCGTCGTAAGTTTGTCAAGAATACAGGACTTGTTATTGGAGGATTAGCAGGAGGTTCCCTATTGGGCGGATTGGTGGTTGACATGAACAATACAGAACCATCCAATACCACAGCTAATATTGCTGAAGATAGCTATCGAGAGGCGCGAATGTTTTTCACTCGTCAGGAAGACTTTAATGTATTAGAAGCAGCTACAGAGCGTATATATCCGGAAAATAAAAATGGCCCGGGTGCAATAGGACTTAGAGTTCCTTATTTTATTGACGGTCAGCTTGCAGGGGATTTTGGTTCAAATAGAAAGGATTACATGATAGGACCATTTAAAGAAAATAAATATGACCATCTTTATCAGACGAGAATGAACCGAGGCGAGGTTTTCATTGAAGGTTTACGCAAAATGAATGTCATAAGTAAAGATAAATATGACGTTGATTTCCATGACGCCGATGGCAAGCAACAAGATACCATTCTTCAATCTTTCGATAATGATGAAATAGAGTTGGAAGGGGTTTCATCCAAGACCTTCTTTAATTTATTAAGAAAAATGACGATAGAAGGCGCCTATTCTGATCCATTATATGGCGGAAACAAGGACATGCAAGGATGGAAAATGCGTGAATATCCAGGGCCACGTGCAGCATATAGTGACCTTATCGAATCGGAGGAATTTGTAGAACTGGATCCTATTAGTTTAAAAGACTATCAATCGTAA